Proteins found in one Danaus plexippus chromosome 3 unlocalized genomic scaffold, MEX_DaPlex mxdp_25, whole genome shotgun sequence genomic segment:
- the LOC116768989 gene encoding uncharacterized protein LOC116768989, with amino-acid sequence MKLHLFALLLAVTGSFALPRADDFELSGQRNPVEDGVLRAIERIIARIQAAGADPFQVDRRDFEFIPITIDLVLRAFIENFEFSGASNIRIHNLEYSYIFNRLRLDVSLPEIKLSVGDSGLDLMVLGGKVEAQLQGSLSIKAIRLAAVVYVDVNIIDISLRSLSIDASLGGIESDLKIVAQGSDRSEVVNNLFNVRIPAFLKNNKADIDRVLESVISAILNYIWK; translated from the exons ATGAAACTTCATCTCTTCGCTCTTTTATTGGCAGTCACAGGCAGTTTCGCCTTGCCTCGGGCTGACGACTTTG AATTATCTGGTCAAAGAAATCCCGTGGAAGATGGTGTCTTAAGGGCGATTGAACGGATCATCGCCAGAATTCAAGCTGCCGGTGCCGACCCCTTTCAAGTTGACAGAAGAGACTTTGAATTTATTCCAAtaacaat TGACCTCGTATTAAGAGCTTTCATCGAGAACTTTGAATTCTCTGGAGCTAGCAACATTCGCATCCACAATCTAGAGTACAGctatattttcaatagatTACGCCTGGACGTTTCGCTTCCAGAAATCAAACTTTCAGTGG GTGATTCTGGTCTTGATCTTATGGTACTCGGCGGAAAAGTTGAAGCACAATTGCAGGGCAG TCTATCCATCAAGGCAATCCGTTTAGCTGCTGTTGTCTACGTTGATGTCAATATCATTGACATTTCTCTTCGCAGTCTTTCAATAGACGCTAGCCTCGGTGGCATTGAG tcTGACCTCAAAATTGTTGCTCAAGGAAGTGACAGATCCGAAGTCGTTAACAATTTATTCAATGTAAGAATCCCTGCTTTCCTCAAGAACAACAAG GCTGACATCGACAGAGTTCTTGAAAGTGTAATCAGCGCCATCCTTAACTACATCTGGAAATGA
- the LOC133320061 gene encoding uncharacterized protein LOC133320061 produces the protein MKFPVFAILLVVAGANALPPSSDVLVNESYNKLGQRNFVEDQIKWVIEQIRNVVKLIGLDPVEVEEKSIEIDVPLVDIQIAAILEGLKFEGLSNIRINNLEYSFIFSRLRLDVSLPEISLVVGNSALEVNFFDREFLGVFKGSLDIRSVRLAAEVYVNAGLEGISLRGLSINFSLGGIESDLFLEMQGNDRSDVVNNFLNKRIPEFLKDNERDINRVLEEVVSFILNVIWSS, from the exons ATGAAATTCCCCGTGTTCGCTATCCTTCTCGTTGTCGCGGGCGCTAACGCCTTGCCTCCGTCGAGTGATGTTCTTGTAAACG AGTCTTACAACAAACTCGGCCAAAGAAACTTCGTTGAAGATCAAATCAAATGGGTCATTGAACAGATCAGGAATGTAGTAAAACTAATTGGCCTCGACCCTGTTGAAGTTGAAGAGAAAAGTATTGAAATCGATGTTCCATTAGT AGATATTCAAATAGCTGCCATCCTCGAAGGCCTTAAGTTTGAAGGACTCAGTAACATACGCATCAATAACCTAGAGTACAGCTTCATCTTCAGCAGACTTCGCCTTGACGTTTCCCTTCCAGAGATCAGTCTCGTTGTTG gaAACTCTGCACTGGAGGTGAACTTCTTCGACAGAGAATTTTTAGGTGTTTTCAAGGGCAG ccTCGACATCAGGTCAGTTCGTCTGGCAGCTGAGGTGTACGTCAATGCTGGTCTCGAAGGAATTTCTCTACGCGGTCTTTCAATTAACTTCAGCCTTGGTGGAATTGAG tcCGACTTGTTTTTGGAGATGCAAGGAAACGACCGCTCTGATGTCGTCAACAATTTCCTTAACAAGAGAATTCCTGAATTCCTGAAGGACAACGAG agGGATATCAACAGGGTCCTTGAGGAGGTTGTCAGCTTCATTCTTAACGTCATTTGGAGCTCTTAA
- the LOC116767041 gene encoding uncharacterized protein LOC116767041: MKLQLFALVLLVAGTYAFPSLENSFFDDEPSQRNPAEDRVRNMIERIIKRIQSAGVDPLNVEKREFSLDPPFLDIRLIGVIEKLHFSGLSDIRINHLEYSYIFNRLRIDVSIPEMKVSIGNSNFQGIIAGNAVKGELSGSLSINELRIQGVVYVDVNIIGQLYIRSISLDSSLKGIEADLKAMAQGVDRTEYVNNLFNVRIPAFLQNNKDDIDRILGGVVKTILEYFWSN; the protein is encoded by the exons ATGAAACTTCAACTCTTCGCCCTTGTCTTGCTCGTAGCGGGCACTTATGCCTTTCCCTCATTAGAGAACAGCTTTTTTG ACGATGAGCCGAGCCAAAGAAATCCTGCAGAAGATAGAGTTCGAAACATGATTgagagaattattaaaagaattcaaaGTGCCGGTGTCGATCCATTGAACGTAGAAAAGAGAGAATTCTCTCTTGACCCACCTTTTCT AGACATAAGACTAATAGGGGTCATTGAAAAGCTACATTTCTCTGGTTTGAGTGACATCCGCATAAACCACCTAGAATACAGCTACATCTTCAACAGATTGCGCATTGATGTATCTATTCCTGAAATGAAAGTTTCGATTG gtaaCAGCAACTTCCAAGGTATTATAGCTGGAAATGCAGTTAAAGGAGAATTGAGTGGCAG CCTGTCCATCAACGAATTGCGCATCCAAGGTGTTGTCTACGTTGATGTCAATATCATCGGACAGCTCTACATACGCAGTATTTCATTAGACTCGAGCCTGAAAGGCATTGAG GCCGACTTAAAAGCTATGGCTCAAGGAGTTGACCGTACTGAATATGTGAACAATCTCTTTAACGTGAGAATTCCTGCCTTCCTCCAGAACAACAAG gatGACATCGACAGAATTCTTGGGGGTGTTGTTAAAACCATTCTCGAGTATTTCTGGAGCAATTAA